The Agromyces mariniharenae genome includes a window with the following:
- the recA gene encoding recombinase RecA, with protein sequence MPSPADREKALETALAQIDRQFGKGSVMRLGSEERAPVEVIPTGSIALDVALGVGGLPRGRIIEIYGPESSGKTTLTLHAIANVQRAGGIAAFIDAEHALDPDYAKKLGVDIDSLLVSQPDTGEQALEIADMLIRSGSIDLVVIDSVAALVPRAEIEGEMGDSHVGLQARLMSQALRKLTGGLNQTKTTAIFINQLREKIGVFFGSPETTAGGKALKFYASVRLDIRRIETLKDGSEAVGNRTRVKVVKNKMAPPFKQAEFDILYGVGISREGSLIDYGVDQAIVKKSGAWYTYDGDQLGQGKENARTFLLQNPDIAADIEKKILVKLGIGQQVGGAQAAPSNVESIEAKLGRKGA encoded by the coding sequence ATGCCATCACCTGCAGACCGCGAGAAAGCACTCGAGACGGCACTCGCGCAGATCGACCGCCAGTTCGGCAAGGGGTCGGTCATGCGCCTCGGCAGCGAGGAGCGCGCTCCCGTCGAGGTCATCCCCACCGGGTCGATCGCGCTCGACGTGGCGCTCGGCGTCGGCGGGCTTCCCCGCGGCCGCATCATCGAGATCTACGGTCCCGAGTCCTCGGGCAAGACCACGCTCACGCTCCACGCGATCGCCAACGTGCAGCGCGCCGGCGGCATCGCGGCGTTCATCGACGCCGAGCACGCCCTCGATCCCGACTACGCCAAGAAGCTCGGCGTCGACATCGACTCGCTGCTCGTCTCGCAGCCCGACACCGGTGAGCAGGCGCTCGAGATCGCCGACATGCTCATCCGCTCGGGCTCGATCGACCTCGTCGTCATCGACTCGGTCGCGGCGCTCGTGCCCCGCGCCGAGATCGAGGGCGAGATGGGCGACTCGCACGTCGGCCTCCAGGCCCGCCTCATGTCCCAGGCGCTCCGCAAGCTCACGGGCGGTCTGAACCAGACGAAGACCACCGCGATCTTCATCAACCAGCTCCGCGAGAAGATCGGCGTGTTCTTCGGCAGCCCCGAGACCACCGCGGGCGGCAAGGCGCTGAAGTTCTACGCCTCGGTGCGCCTCGACATCCGCCGCATCGAGACGCTGAAAGACGGCAGCGAGGCCGTGGGCAACCGCACGCGTGTCAAGGTCGTCAAGAACAAGATGGCGCCGCCCTTCAAGCAGGCCGAGTTCGACATCCTCTACGGCGTCGGCATCTCCCGCGAGGGCAGCCTCATCGACTACGGCGTCGACCAGGCCATCGTGAAGAAGTCGGGCGCCTGGTACACCTACGACGGCGACCAGCTCGGGCAGGGCAAGGAGAATGCACGCACGTTCCTCCTCCAGAACCCCGACATCGCCGCCGACATCGAGAAGAAGATCCTCGTGAAGCTCGGCATCGGCCAGCAGGTCGGCGGCGCGCAGGCCGCGCCGTCCAACGTCGAGTCCATCGAGGCCAAGCTCGGGCGCAAGGGCGCCTGA
- a CDS encoding DUF3046 domain-containing protein, whose amino-acid sequence MKLSEFQIAVDDEFGPAYGNVVVNDLVLSGVGDRTAREALAAGVPAREVWHALCEATDVPPSRRHGVGLREPAEG is encoded by the coding sequence ATGAAGCTCAGCGAGTTCCAGATCGCGGTCGACGACGAGTTCGGTCCCGCGTACGGCAACGTCGTCGTCAACGACCTCGTGCTCTCGGGCGTCGGCGATCGCACGGCGCGTGAGGCGCTCGCGGCCGGCGTACCCGCCCGCGAGGTCTGGCACGCCCTGTGCGAGGCGACGGATGTCCCGCCCTCGCGCCGGCACGGCGTCGGCCTCCGCGAGCCCGCGGAGGGCTGA
- a CDS encoding helix-turn-helix domain-containing protein, producing MVLVRQEIGDVLRDFRLQKGRTLRQVASKASVALGYLSEVERGQKEASSEILASVAEALDTPISVIMHEVGDRIAVLEGLATVPDSLPDELVAEFDADMMVR from the coding sequence ATGGTTCTGGTTCGACAAGAGATCGGCGACGTGCTGAGGGACTTCCGTCTGCAGAAGGGGCGCACGCTCCGGCAGGTCGCGTCGAAGGCGAGCGTCGCGCTCGGTTACCTGAGCGAGGTGGAGCGTGGCCAGAAGGAGGCCTCGTCCGAGATCCTCGCGTCGGTCGCCGAGGCGCTCGACACGCCCATCTCCGTCATCATGCACGAGGTCGGCGACCGCATCGCGGTCCTCGAGGGTCTGGCTACCGTTCCCGACAGCCTCCCCGACGAGCTCGTGGCGGAGTTCGATGCGGACATGATGGTCCGCTGA
- a CDS encoding tripartite tricarboxylate transporter permease: protein MDSLNALLEGFATALQPQYLLYAFFGVFVGTAVGVLPGIGPAMTVALLLPLTYSLDPTGALILFAGIYYGGMYGGSTTSILLNTPGESASIVTALEGNRMAKAGRGAAALATAAIGSFVAGTVATVLLTFLAPTIASVAVQLGPADYFALIVVAFLTVGALLGSSVPRGLVSLGLGLLLGLVGTEVLSGQQRYTFGIPALADGIDVVLIAVGLFALGETLYVASRLRHGPVNVIPVTRGWRTWLTRADLRRSWRPWLRGTAIGFPIGTIPAGGADVATFLSYATERRLAKGPARAEFGRGAIEGVAGPESANNAAAAGVLVPLLTLGLPTTATAAIILSAFQSYGIRPGPLLFENQPGLVWALIASLYIGNVLLLVLNLPLVGMWVKVLRIPRPYLYAGILAFAGLGAYALHFNVVDVLILLVIGVVGFLMRRYGYPIAPMVVGGILGPMAEEQLRKAMAISQGDVAYLVHSPFAIAAYATLALIITTGLWLKRRRARLEASPKLVATSAIAAIEDSPNRRP, encoded by the coding sequence ATGGATAGCCTCAACGCCCTGCTCGAGGGCTTCGCGACCGCACTCCAGCCGCAGTACCTGCTGTACGCCTTCTTCGGCGTCTTCGTCGGCACCGCCGTCGGCGTGCTGCCCGGGATCGGGCCGGCCATGACGGTGGCGCTGCTGCTGCCCCTGACCTACTCGCTCGACCCGACGGGCGCGCTGATCCTCTTCGCCGGCATCTACTACGGCGGCATGTACGGGGGCTCGACCACCTCGATCCTCCTGAACACGCCGGGCGAGTCCGCCTCCATCGTCACCGCGCTCGAGGGGAACCGGATGGCGAAGGCCGGGCGCGGCGCCGCCGCGCTCGCGACCGCGGCCATCGGCTCGTTCGTCGCGGGGACCGTGGCCACCGTACTGCTCACGTTCCTCGCGCCGACCATCGCAAGCGTCGCCGTGCAACTCGGCCCGGCCGACTACTTCGCCCTCATCGTCGTGGCGTTCCTCACCGTGGGCGCGCTGCTCGGCTCGAGCGTCCCGCGAGGCCTGGTGTCGCTGGGGCTCGGGCTCCTGCTCGGGCTGGTGGGCACGGAGGTGCTCTCCGGACAGCAGCGCTACACGTTCGGCATCCCGGCCCTGGCCGACGGCATCGACGTGGTGCTCATCGCCGTCGGCCTCTTCGCGCTCGGCGAGACGCTCTACGTCGCGTCCCGCCTCCGCCACGGGCCGGTGAACGTGATCCCCGTCACGCGCGGCTGGCGCACCTGGCTCACGCGCGCCGACCTGCGCAGGTCCTGGCGGCCGTGGCTCCGGGGGACGGCGATCGGCTTCCCGATCGGCACCATCCCGGCCGGCGGGGCGGATGTCGCGACCTTCCTTTCCTATGCGACCGAGCGGCGGCTCGCGAAGGGACCCGCTCGCGCGGAGTTCGGACGCGGCGCGATCGAGGGGGTGGCCGGACCCGAGTCCGCGAACAACGCGGCCGCTGCGGGCGTCCTCGTGCCGCTGCTGACCCTCGGCCTGCCGACCACCGCCACGGCCGCGATCATCCTGTCCGCGTTCCAGTCGTACGGCATCCGGCCGGGCCCGTTGCTGTTCGAGAACCAGCCGGGCCTCGTGTGGGCGCTGATCGCCAGCCTCTACATCGGCAACGTCCTGCTGCTCGTGCTCAACCTGCCGCTCGTCGGGATGTGGGTGAAGGTGCTGCGAATCCCGCGGCCGTACCTCTACGCCGGCATCCTCGCCTTCGCGGGCCTCGGCGCCTACGCCCTCCACTTCAACGTGGTCGACGTCCTGATCCTGCTGGTGATCGGGGTGGTCGGATTCCTCATGCGACGGTACGGGTACCCGATCGCGCCGATGGTCGTGGGCGGCATCCTCGGGCCGATGGCGGAGGAGCAGCTGCGCAAGGCCATGGCCATCAGCCAGGGCGACGTCGCCTACCTCGTGCACAGTCCCTTCGCGATCGCGGCGTACGCCACCCTCGCCCTGATCATCACGACCGGACTCTGGCTGAAGCGACGTCGAGCCCGGCTCGAGGCGTCGCCGAAGCTCGTGGCGACGTCGGCCATCGCGGCGATCGAGGACTCGCCGAACCGGCGACCCTGA
- a CDS encoding tripartite tricarboxylate transporter TctB family protein — protein MCAALGVYAVVAAGSIRVPPGSSSVLGPRFFPYFVGTLLLAASVAVIVAIARGHRGLPEEEEDVDPAAKTDWRTVLLLVLCLLSQLVLIELAGWPIAVAVLFTGAALALGAKRWWVAAPSGLGLGLLTQLVFGAWLGLSLPAGPLLDWIPVLHG, from the coding sequence GTGTGTGCGGCGCTCGGGGTGTACGCGGTCGTCGCCGCCGGCTCCATCCGCGTCCCGCCGGGGTCGTCGAGCGTGCTCGGCCCCCGGTTCTTCCCCTACTTCGTCGGCACCCTCCTGCTCGCGGCATCCGTGGCCGTGATCGTCGCGATCGCCCGCGGACATCGCGGGCTCCCCGAGGAGGAGGAGGACGTCGACCCGGCCGCGAAGACCGACTGGCGCACCGTCCTGCTGCTCGTCCTGTGCCTCCTCTCGCAGCTCGTCCTCATCGAGCTGGCCGGCTGGCCGATCGCCGTCGCGGTCCTCTTCACCGGAGCCGCGCTCGCGCTCGGGGCGAAGCGGTGGTGGGTGGCCGCTCCCAGCGGGCTCGGACTCGGGCTCCTCACGCAACTCGTCTTCGGCGCCTGGCTCGGGCTCTCGCTCCCCGCCGGCCCGCTCCTCGACTGGATCCCGGTGCTCCATGGATAG
- a CDS encoding Bug family tripartite tricarboxylate transporter substrate binding protein codes for MRSPFRPHPAATPTSPARRFARTAGLATAGIVLAIGAAGCAPTDAGADDAGEAPVALESVNLIAPADPGGGWDQTARAASEALVAEDLVGSAPVENIPGAGGTIGLAALANERDAATLMVTGLVMVGAVETNASDVRIEDLTPVAKLTEEPLVIVVPASSEYETTEDLVDAIVDEGAAISVTGGSAGGADHILAGMLLTEAGVAPDEIPSTLNYIPNAGGGEAVTMLLGNTVNAGISGVGEFAEQVEAGELRALAVSGAERSEVLPDVPTLAEEGYDVELTNWRGLLAPSGLTDAEVQALQDLVTGLHDSESWQSTLEERGWADAFLIGDEFASFLDGNIGQVTTTLESIGLVAR; via the coding sequence TTGCGATCACCGTTCCGGCCGCACCCTGCGGCCACCCCCACCAGCCCTGCCCGTCGCTTCGCCCGCACGGCGGGCCTCGCGACGGCCGGCATCGTGCTGGCCATCGGCGCAGCCGGCTGCGCACCGACCGACGCCGGCGCCGACGACGCGGGTGAGGCCCCCGTCGCCCTCGAGTCCGTCAACCTCATCGCCCCCGCCGATCCGGGTGGCGGCTGGGACCAGACCGCGCGTGCCGCCTCGGAGGCGCTCGTCGCCGAGGACCTCGTGGGCTCGGCGCCGGTCGAGAACATTCCGGGCGCCGGCGGCACCATCGGCCTCGCGGCGCTCGCGAACGAACGCGATGCGGCGACGCTCATGGTCACCGGGCTCGTCATGGTCGGCGCGGTCGAGACCAACGCGTCCGACGTGCGCATCGAGGACCTGACCCCGGTCGCGAAGCTCACTGAGGAACCGCTCGTGATCGTGGTGCCCGCGTCATCGGAGTACGAGACGACGGAGGACCTCGTCGACGCGATCGTCGACGAGGGCGCCGCGATCTCGGTCACGGGCGGCTCGGCCGGAGGCGCCGACCACATCCTCGCCGGCATGCTCCTGACCGAGGCCGGCGTGGCCCCGGATGAGATCCCGTCCACCCTGAACTACATCCCCAACGCCGGCGGTGGGGAGGCCGTGACGATGCTGCTCGGCAACACCGTGAACGCCGGCATCTCGGGTGTCGGCGAGTTCGCCGAGCAGGTCGAGGCCGGCGAGCTGCGCGCCCTCGCCGTGTCGGGGGCGGAGCGGTCGGAGGTCCTGCCCGACGTCCCGACCCTTGCCGAGGAGGGCTACGACGTCGAGCTCACCAACTGGCGCGGGCTGCTCGCACCGTCGGGGCTCACCGATGCGGAGGTGCAGGCGCTGCAGGACCTCGTCACCGGGCTGCACGACTCCGAGAGCTGGCAGTCCACGCTCGAGGAGCGCGGCTGGGCGGACGCCTTCCTCATCGGCGACGAGTTCGCCTCGTTCCTGGACGGGAACATCGGCCAGGTGACGACGACGCTCGAGTCGATCGGCCTGGTCGCACGATGA
- a CDS encoding ATP-binding protein codes for MSRSMSLRTQLLLLQVAIVLTTVIGTGVTAGWLQERQLRDAYEDRMIAVAQSVAGLPAITDAFDDATPSEAIQPIAEVVRRASDVTYVVVANDDGIRYSHPNPARIGERVSTDPSIPLAGEIYVGTQTGTLGESWRVKVPIFAEDGAVMGQVSVGILESELREDFLGGLPGLLIALGVASVVGVVGSAWIARLIRRRIYGLEPDEIRGLLETREAMLHGIREGLVAVDDRGRIVLVNDAAARLLDIDDAAATLGRPVDDVLDSELAGFITTGHDVETAVLSGERVLLVHGDRMLVEGRDVGSIAILRDRTELETTLRELEGAQSLAEDLRAASHEFANTLHVLSGLLELGHVDAARAFIDRVGSGGAISTVDGQDGIDEVELAALLLAKRSRAQELGITLTVASSSRLAAAPPDAPRGDLLTVVGNLLDNAIEATLLGGNVSLEVRDDLEPGHVVVRVDDDGPGIPADRRRAIFDADVSDKAPVPGKARRGIGLTIVKRVAERLGGQATAGRSPAGGAAFTVRLPWAAAPAAHRAERSESRV; via the coding sequence GTGAGCCGGTCGATGTCGCTGCGCACGCAGTTGCTGCTGCTGCAGGTCGCCATCGTGCTCACGACCGTGATCGGCACGGGCGTCACCGCCGGATGGCTGCAGGAGCGGCAGCTGCGGGACGCGTACGAGGACCGCATGATCGCGGTCGCGCAGTCGGTCGCCGGCCTCCCCGCGATCACGGACGCCTTCGACGACGCGACGCCGTCCGAGGCGATCCAGCCCATCGCCGAGGTGGTGCGGCGCGCCTCGGACGTCACCTACGTCGTCGTCGCGAACGACGACGGCATCCGCTACTCCCACCCGAACCCGGCCCGGATCGGCGAGCGGGTTTCCACCGATCCGTCCATCCCCCTGGCGGGCGAGATCTACGTCGGCACCCAGACGGGCACCCTCGGCGAGTCCTGGCGCGTCAAGGTGCCGATCTTCGCGGAGGACGGCGCCGTCATGGGCCAGGTCTCGGTGGGCATCCTCGAGTCGGAGCTCCGCGAGGACTTCCTCGGCGGCCTGCCCGGCCTGCTGATCGCGCTCGGCGTCGCGTCGGTCGTCGGCGTGGTCGGCTCCGCGTGGATCGCACGATTGATCCGCCGCCGGATCTACGGCCTCGAACCCGACGAGATCCGGGGGCTCCTCGAGACCCGGGAGGCGATGCTGCACGGCATCCGCGAAGGGCTGGTGGCCGTCGACGACCGCGGACGCATCGTCCTCGTGAACGACGCTGCAGCGCGCCTGCTCGACATCGACGATGCGGCCGCCACGCTCGGACGGCCCGTCGACGACGTGCTCGACTCGGAGCTCGCCGGGTTCATCACGACCGGGCACGACGTCGAGACCGCCGTCCTGTCGGGCGAGCGGGTGCTGCTCGTGCACGGGGATCGCATGCTGGTCGAGGGTCGCGACGTCGGCTCGATCGCGATCCTGCGCGATCGCACCGAGCTGGAGACGACGCTCCGCGAGCTCGAGGGCGCCCAGAGCCTCGCGGAGGACCTCAGGGCGGCCTCGCACGAGTTCGCCAACACGCTGCACGTCCTCAGCGGGCTGCTCGAGCTCGGGCACGTCGACGCTGCGCGCGCGTTCATCGACCGCGTCGGCTCGGGCGGCGCGATCTCCACCGTCGACGGCCAGGACGGGATCGACGAGGTGGAGCTCGCCGCGCTCCTGCTCGCCAAGCGGTCCCGGGCACAGGAGCTCGGCATCACGCTCACCGTCGCGTCGTCGTCGCGACTGGCGGCGGCTCCGCCCGACGCCCCGCGCGGCGACCTGCTCACGGTCGTCGGCAACCTGCTCGACAACGCGATCGAGGCGACCCTGCTCGGCGGCAACGTGAGCCTCGAGGTCCGTGACGACCTGGAGCCGGGACACGTCGTGGTGCGCGTCGACGACGACGGTCCGGGCATCCCCGCCGACCGCCGACGTGCCATCTTCGATGCCGACGTCAGCGACAAGGCGCCCGTTCCCGGCAAGGCCAGGCGGGGCATCGGGCTGACGATCGTGAAGCGCGTCGCCGAGCGACTCGGCGGCCAGGCGACCGCGGGGCGCTCCCCCGCCGGCGGCGCGGCGTTCACCGTGCGGCTGCCGTGGGCCGCCGCGCCCGCCGCCCACCGAGCGGAGCGGTCGGAGAGCCGCGTGTGA
- a CDS encoding response regulator: protein MTGIRVVIVDDDFAVADVHRGFVDAIDGFTVVAVAHTGSEALAAIEAHHPDLVLLDVYLPDQSGLDVLRQLRAADDRVEVIAVTAARDLDSVRTARLLGVRHYLVKPFTGAVLAERLEEVRRGITADRGAAAAPLDQRAVDRMLGTAGPERRAPLPKGLSRPSLDRVAAALAGLEGDASAAEVAAALGMSRVSARRYLEHLVELGAAEVSPRYGSAGRPENRYRRPGRRP from the coding sequence GTGACGGGCATCCGGGTCGTCATCGTCGACGACGACTTCGCCGTCGCCGACGTTCATCGCGGCTTCGTCGACGCCATCGACGGCTTCACCGTCGTCGCCGTCGCCCACACGGGGTCGGAGGCCCTGGCTGCGATCGAAGCGCACCACCCCGACCTCGTGCTGCTCGACGTCTACCTTCCCGACCAGAGCGGCCTGGACGTGCTCCGCCAGCTCAGGGCGGCCGACGATCGCGTGGAGGTCATCGCGGTGACGGCCGCCCGCGACCTCGACTCCGTGCGCACGGCTCGCCTCCTCGGCGTGCGCCACTACCTCGTGAAGCCCTTCACCGGGGCGGTGCTCGCCGAACGCCTCGAGGAGGTGCGGCGCGGCATCACGGCCGACCGCGGTGCGGCGGCGGCGCCCCTCGACCAGCGCGCCGTCGACCGGATGCTCGGCACAGCAGGTCCCGAGCGGCGTGCGCCGCTGCCGAAAGGCCTCTCGCGGCCCAGCCTCGATCGGGTCGCCGCTGCGCTCGCCGGCCTCGAGGGGGACGCCTCAGCCGCCGAGGTCGCCGCTGCCCTCGGGATGTCGCGGGTCAGTGCCCGCCGCTACCTCGAGCACCTCGTCGAGCTCGGCGCCGCCGAGGTGTCGCCGCGGTACGGATCGGCGGGACGGCCGGAGAACCGCTACCGCCGGCCCGGCCGTCGCCCCTGA
- a CDS encoding CinA family protein, whose protein sequence is MVDERMPPPPEPAADAVALVAELTRRGLTLAVAESLTGGLLTAAIVAVPGASVALNGGVVAYATPLKSALLGVDERLLDERGAVDPDVARAMADGVRHACAVDGRPADLGLATTGVAGPDQQDGHEPGTAFVAVSGLGPSESMALALTGDRAAIRAATVEAALRLALARLA, encoded by the coding sequence ATGGTCGATGAGCGGATGCCGCCGCCGCCCGAACCCGCAGCCGACGCGGTCGCGCTCGTGGCGGAGCTCACGCGTCGAGGGCTCACGCTCGCCGTCGCCGAGTCGCTGACGGGTGGCCTCCTCACGGCGGCGATCGTCGCGGTGCCCGGTGCATCCGTGGCGCTGAACGGGGGCGTCGTCGCCTACGCGACGCCGCTCAAGTCGGCCCTCCTCGGGGTGGACGAGCGGTTGCTCGACGAGCGCGGAGCCGTCGATCCCGACGTCGCGCGGGCGATGGCGGACGGCGTCCGTCACGCGTGCGCGGTGGACGGCCGTCCGGCGGATCTCGGCCTGGCGACGACGGGCGTGGCCGGACCCGACCAGCAGGACGGTCACGAGCCGGGGACGGCCTTCGTCGCGGTGTCGGGCCTCGGGCCGTCGGAGTCGATGGCCCTGGCGCTGACGGGCGACCGGGCGGCCATCCGTGCGGCGACCGTCGAGGCGGCCCTTCGCCTCGCGCTCGCGCGCCTCGCCTAG
- the pgsA gene encoding CDP-diacylglycerol--glycerol-3-phosphate 3-phosphatidyltransferase, protein MTSSAGSPARSANWNLPNAITVVRILLAPVFFWLLLADAGEGGALRWIATALFVVAISTDGLDGYLARSRGQVTDLGKILDPIADKLLTSGALVCLSILGEVPWWVTGLIVVREVGITIWRFVELGRGNVVPASSGGKLKTLAQSIAISFALAPLPALLGEWMAWVNAVLMAIALVLTVWSGLLYVRDAVRLNREHRSDADGR, encoded by the coding sequence ATGACCTCCTCCGCCGGCAGCCCGGCGCGCTCGGCCAACTGGAACCTTCCCAACGCGATCACGGTGGTGCGGATCCTGCTCGCACCCGTGTTCTTCTGGCTGCTGCTGGCCGACGCCGGCGAGGGCGGCGCCCTCCGCTGGATCGCCACCGCGCTCTTCGTCGTCGCGATCTCGACCGACGGCCTCGACGGCTACCTCGCGCGCAGCCGCGGGCAGGTCACCGACCTCGGCAAGATCCTCGACCCCATCGCCGACAAGCTGCTCACGAGCGGTGCGCTGGTCTGCCTCTCGATCCTCGGCGAGGTGCCGTGGTGGGTCACCGGGCTCATCGTCGTGCGCGAGGTCGGCATCACGATCTGGCGCTTCGTCGAGCTCGGCCGCGGCAACGTGGTCCCCGCCTCGTCGGGCGGCAAGCTCAAGACGCTCGCCCAGTCGATCGCGATCTCGTTCGCACTGGCGCCGCTGCCCGCACTGCTCGGCGAGTGGATGGCGTGGGTCAACGCCGTGCTCATGGCGATCGCGCTCGTGCTCACGGTCTGGTCCGGCCTGCTCTACGTGCGCGACGCGGTGCGCCTGAACCGGGAGCATCGAAGCGACGCCGATGGTCGATGA